One genomic segment of Arachis duranensis cultivar V14167 chromosome 4, aradu.V14167.gnm2.J7QH, whole genome shotgun sequence includes these proteins:
- the LOC107485307 gene encoding uncharacterized protein LOC107485307 produces MMRIGVYLDTILVPLSLFITIGYHAYLCHSIKNKPSRTTFGLNKLRRTSWGLNLNQGDDKKNMLTVQSMRNTLMEAIFIASITILINMALAALSNNAYSARHSVFTSKFFGSKSDNIITLKYGSASLCLVLSFLFSSMAIGFLIDANFLMNTHGEFLSWNYTQTILERGFTFALIGSRFFCVSVPLMLWMLGPVTVFLASLGLVCLLHEFDFVSKVSNLAINNVSI; encoded by the exons ATGATGAGAATAGGTGTTTATTTGGACACCATATTGGTTCCTTTGAGCCTCTTCATAACAATAGGGTACCATGCCTATCTCTGCCATAGCATCAAGAACAAACCTTCTCGTACAACTTTTGGACTCAATAAGCTGAGGAGGACTTCTTGGGGTCTCAACTTAAACCag GGTGATGATAAGAAGAACATGCTAACAGTGCAAAGCATGAGAAACACTCTGATGGAAGCCATATTCATAGCTTCCATAACCATTCTAATAAACATGGCTTTGGCAGCTCTAAGCAACAATGCCTATAGTGCAAGGCACTCAGTCTTCACCAGCAAATTCTTTGGTTCAAAATCAGACAATATCATAACACTAAAATATGGCTCAGCATCACTATGCCTTGTTCTTAGCTTCTTATTCAGCTCAATGGCCATAGGGTTCTTAATTGATGCAAATTTTCTTATGAACACTCATGGAGAATTTTTGTCTTGGAATTACACACAAACAATTCTAGAAAGAGGGTTCACATTCGCTCTAATTGGGAGTAGATTTTTTTGTGTTAGTGTTCCTTTGATGCTGTGGATGCTTGGTCCTGTCACAGTGTTCTTAGCTTCATTGGGATTggtttgtttgttgcatgagtTTGATTTTGTTAGTAAAGTCTCCAACTTAGCCATAAACAATGTATCAATATAA
- the LOC107485293 gene encoding ankyrin repeat-containing protein ITN1-like, giving the protein MGPRAKLTFTKEARESHLIVATLIATVTFAATFTLPGGTVVDGELKGTPIFRDKASFKAFFVSNTIAMVMATSAAFIHLFSPLNKAKYLDYYFSETAFSFTLIAIAAMIVAFGTGTYVILGSSSIGISIITVGLSFFLVFRQVLNMSFGRNSILTFIKNLVNALFFPFLKFAAKPFGFYFHLFKRTYNPEGRITF; this is encoded by the coding sequence ATGGGTCCTCGCGCGAAGTTAACGTTTACAAAGGAAGCAAGAGAGTCACATTTAATAGTGGCAACTCTGATTGCAACGGTAACATTTGCAGCTACATTTACCCTACCGGGAGGTACCGTGGTAGACGGTGAGCTTAAGGGTACACCTATCTTCAGGGACAAAGCTTCTTTCAAAGCTTTCTTTGTTTCAAACACCATAGCAATGGTTATGGCCACTTCCGCAGCTTTCATACACCTCTTCTCACCGTTGAATAAAGCTAAGTACTTGGACTATTACTTTTCCGAAACAGCCTTCTCTTTTACTTTGATTGCAATAGCAGCAATGATCGTAGCGTTTGGAACAGGAACATATGTTATATTGGGATCTTCCTCGATTGGGATTTCAATTATCACAGTTGGGTTATCGTTCTTCCTCGTCTTCAGGCAAGTGCTGAACATGAGTTTTGGACGCAACTCTATCCTTACATTCATAAAGAATTTAGTGAATGCATTGTTTTTTCCATTCCTAAAATTTGCTGCTAAACCATTTGGCTTCTATTTCCATTTATTCAAAAGGACATATAATCCTGAAGGAAGAATCACCTtctag